One genomic window of Desulfuromonas acetoxidans DSM 684 includes the following:
- a CDS encoding type II secretion system protein, with protein sequence MNNQKGFTLIELIVVIVILGILSAVAVPKFVDMQGEAQRSAIDGALGSVRSAAALAHAQWLVQGQPATITAEGQTITMVNGYPSADDADDGSIEDMAGLDGFTIADDNGDPAEMTISNDGFSFTYTEAVANGVPTISDPAAL encoded by the coding sequence ATGAACAACCAAAAAGGTTTTACCCTGATCGAACTGATTGTCGTTATTGTTATTCTCGGCATTTTGTCTGCCGTGGCCGTGCCCAAGTTTGTGGATATGCAAGGTGAGGCACAGCGGTCTGCTATTGATGGTGCATTGGGATCTGTTCGTTCTGCCGCAGCTCTAGCTCACGCACAGTGGTTGGTTCAGGGACAACCCGCGACAATTACTGCAGAAGGTCAGACCATTACTATGGTCAATGGTTATCCCAGTGCGGATGATGCAGATGATGGCTCAATTGAAGATATGGCAGGACTTGATGGTTTCACAATAGCAGATGACAATGGTGACCCTGCAGAGATGACCATTTCCAATGATGGTTTCAGCTTCACCTATACTGAGGCCGTTGCTAATGGTGTTCCGACGATTTCTGATCCGGCAGCTTTATAG
- a CDS encoding type II secretion system F family protein, which translates to MPMFHYVARRPGGEQVSGELELATAAAVASQLSENGLIPIRIEEGRESAAPREKKAFSLSLKRRPKKVRLDDLILFCRQMYSLTRSGVPMMRSLYGLIESSQNPTMQQALRGVIENLESGRDLSGAMAAFPEVFPNLMTRMVQVGESSGNLEESFRQLGEYLEFEKLTREQIKAALRYPTFVIIAIGVAMTILSLFVIPTFEKVFAGLGADLPLPTKIIMGISHFSVAYWPYLLVAAVAAFYLLRSYLRTEKGTYRWDRYKLKLPVVGSILMRATLARFARAFAMGYGSGVPLVQALGYTARAIENSYLGEKLNEMRNQLERGDTLTRSAANLKIFTPLVLQMLAVGEESGSVDSMLLEVAGFYEREVEYDLKNLTSAIEPILIVIIGAMVLVLALGVFLPMWNLSSLMR; encoded by the coding sequence ATGCCGATGTTTCACTATGTCGCCCGTCGCCCCGGCGGTGAGCAGGTCTCCGGTGAGCTGGAGCTGGCAACCGCCGCAGCCGTGGCCAGTCAGTTGTCGGAAAACGGTCTCATCCCGATTCGCATTGAAGAGGGGCGCGAGAGCGCGGCACCACGCGAGAAAAAAGCCTTTTCCCTGTCGTTGAAGCGGCGGCCGAAAAAGGTGCGTTTGGATGATCTGATTCTGTTTTGCCGCCAGATGTATTCGCTGACCCGCTCCGGTGTGCCGATGATGCGCTCGCTGTACGGCCTGATCGAGTCGTCACAAAATCCGACCATGCAGCAAGCCTTGCGCGGCGTGATTGAAAATCTTGAATCCGGGCGCGATCTGTCCGGGGCCATGGCCGCATTTCCCGAGGTGTTTCCCAACCTGATGACACGCATGGTTCAGGTGGGGGAAAGCAGTGGTAATTTGGAGGAATCGTTTCGCCAGTTGGGCGAATACCTGGAGTTTGAAAAACTGACCCGGGAGCAGATCAAGGCCGCATTACGCTATCCGACGTTTGTCATTATTGCCATCGGCGTGGCCATGACCATTCTCAGCCTGTTTGTCATCCCCACCTTTGAAAAGGTGTTTGCCGGACTGGGTGCGGATCTGCCGTTACCGACGAAGATTATCATGGGAATCTCCCATTTCTCCGTTGCTTACTGGCCCTATCTGCTTGTGGCGGCCGTTGCGGCGTTTTATCTGCTGCGCAGTTATCTGCGCACTGAAAAGGGGACTTACCGCTGGGATCGCTATAAGTTGAAGCTGCCTGTGGTCGGCTCGATTCTGATGCGGGCCACGCTTGCCCGTTTTGCCCGCGCATTTGCCATGGGCTACGGCAGTGGCGTGCCGCTGGTGCAGGCGTTGGGCTATACGGCCCGCGCCATTGAAAACAGTTACCTGGGTGAAAAACTCAACGAAATGCGCAACCAACTGGAGCGTGGCGACACCCTGACGCGCAGTGCCGCCAACCTGAAAATTTTTACCCCGCTGGTGTTGCAGATGCTGGCCGTCGGTGAAGAGAGCGGTTCCGTGGACAGCATGTTGCTCGAAGTGGCAGGGTTCTACGAGCGCGAGGTGGAATACGATCTGAAAAACCTCACCAGTGCCATTGAGCCGATCCTGATCGTCATCATTGGCGCCATGGTGCTGGTGCTGGCCCTAGGCGTGTTCCTGCCGATGTGGAACTTGAGCAGCTTGATGCGGTGA
- a CDS encoding GspE/PulE family protein: MVVRKKIRIGDLLVSEGIISEDQLMTALQTQKSSGGKLGRTLIDLDYITEDRLLEFLSRQLQVPLVDLRLFKFDGELVKLIPETLARRFRVVALTREANHLLVGMADPTDIFALDKLTSLLNQPVEPAVVRESDLLRSLDTVYRRTDEIENIAEELGEELAQTDFNLAELLPDSQLEDAPVVRLLQTLFEDAVQVGASDIHIEPDETVLRIRQRIDGVLHEQVMKEKRIAAALVSRLKLMSGLDISERRLPQDGRFNIRVKGKSIDIRLSTMPLQYGESVVMRLLDQSGGLLRLDHIGMPPHILARFRRFIHQPHGIVLVTGPTGSGKTTTLYGALNEMNQPEKKIITVEDPVEYRLPRINQVQVNTKVGLTFASVLRTALRQDPDVVMVGEMRDKETAEIGLRAAMTGHLVLSTLHTNDSISTALRLLDMGAEGYVVASSLQAVLAQRLVRRVCTSCSEVDPLDAQQRSWLKEALGTEEIPPGFKKGRGCSQCGNTGYHGRIGVFELLEIDTALADALRRNDSAGFARTAQGQEHFISLADCALEYARQGITTMEEVVRVAGQVDELEPVEETL, from the coding sequence ATGGTGGTACGGAAAAAAATACGGATTGGCGACCTGCTGGTTTCCGAAGGAATTATCAGTGAAGATCAACTGATGACGGCGCTGCAGACGCAGAAAAGCAGTGGTGGTAAGCTGGGGCGCACGCTGATTGACCTCGACTATATCACCGAGGATCGTTTGCTGGAATTTTTGTCGCGCCAGTTGCAGGTGCCCTTGGTCGATCTGCGCCTGTTTAAATTCGATGGCGAGTTGGTCAAACTGATTCCGGAAACCCTGGCGCGGCGTTTTCGCGTGGTCGCTCTGACCCGCGAAGCCAACCATCTGCTGGTCGGCATGGCCGATCCCACCGATATTTTCGCCCTGGATAAATTGACCTCCCTGCTCAACCAGCCGGTGGAGCCGGCGGTTGTGCGTGAGTCTGACTTGCTGCGTTCGCTCGATACCGTGTATCGGCGTACCGATGAAATTGAAAATATTGCTGAAGAGCTCGGTGAAGAGCTGGCCCAGACCGATTTCAACCTCGCCGAGTTGCTGCCGGACAGTCAGCTCGAAGATGCGCCGGTTGTTCGTTTGCTGCAGACCCTGTTTGAGGATGCCGTGCAGGTGGGGGCGTCGGATATTCATATTGAACCCGATGAAACCGTGCTGCGAATTCGCCAGCGGATCGACGGCGTGCTCCACGAGCAGGTGATGAAGGAAAAACGCATTGCCGCCGCTTTGGTCTCGCGCCTGAAGCTGATGAGTGGTCTCGATATTTCCGAGCGGCGTTTGCCGCAGGATGGTCGCTTTAACATCCGCGTTAAAGGTAAAAGCATCGACATCCGTCTGTCGACCATGCCGCTGCAATACGGCGAGTCGGTGGTCATGCGCCTGCTGGATCAGTCGGGCGGTTTGTTGCGCCTGGATCATATCGGCATGCCGCCGCATATTCTGGCACGTTTTCGCCGTTTTATTCACCAACCGCACGGCATTGTGTTGGTCACCGGTCCCACCGGTAGCGGTAAGACCACCACGCTGTACGGGGCGCTCAATGAGATGAATCAACCGGAGAAGAAGATTATTACGGTTGAAGATCCGGTGGAATATCGATTGCCGCGGATCAATCAGGTGCAGGTCAATACCAAGGTGGGGCTGACCTTTGCCAGCGTGTTGCGTACCGCCCTGCGTCAGGACCCGGATGTGGTCATGGTGGGTGAGATGCGTGACAAGGAAACCGCTGAAATCGGTCTGCGTGCTGCCATGACCGGCCACCTGGTGTTGTCGACCCTGCATACCAACGATTCCATCAGCACGGCACTGCGCCTGCTCGATATGGGCGCGGAAGGTTATGTGGTGGCCAGTTCGTTACAGGCGGTGCTCGCTCAACGTCTTGTGCGCCGTGTGTGTACCAGTTGCAGTGAAGTAGATCCGCTGGATGCCCAGCAACGCAGTTGGTTGAAGGAGGCACTCGGAACAGAAGAGATTCCTCCGGGCTTCAAAAAAGGGCGTGGTTGCAGTCAGTGTGGCAACACCGGCTATCATGGCCGGATTGGTGTCTTTGAATTGCTGGAAATCGATACCGCCCTGGCCGATGCCCTGCGGCGCAACGACAGTGCCGGATTCGCCCGCACAGCCCAAGGGCAGGAGCATTTTATCTCCTTGGCGGACTGTGCTCTGGAATATGCCCGTCAAGGCATCACCACCATGGAAGAGGTGGTACGCGTGGCCGGCCAGGTCGATGAGTTGGAGCCGGTGGAGGAAACCCTGTGA
- a CDS encoding tetratricopeptide repeat protein — MSLINQMLRDLEERRKKEVSSNTNVTAVNVVRKRRWPWFVAGVALIAGGGVALMSNLSSSPDSVEPQSALVSPADTTVPVVAVPQAVVEPPANAVLSLQASETDQELRIVVELRQPVDWTVVRSDPRSIAVAVPLAVHATLNAGALHWLDHWRQVKTDDSYELIFSASGEMTWNVFNLASDSQHGWRLVIQGRVVENVTSSSYMQEAAPAPQPVAQPVAPKPQPAPTTQRATGTLKKQVTPREQLWSGAQQARQQSDLSEATRLLSELVELVPDDRDGRFELIKVLLQQRNAEQALQVADSGHQQQPDEPLWLILKARLLAETDQLAEALYALDVDPAPAVSQSPEFYALKAALLQKATRYQDALPIYQLLCGAFPQQPQWWFGRAVTADQVGDQQQARDSFRQALALPGLETQLQQYATQQLQRLGDGN, encoded by the coding sequence ATGAGTTTGATCAATCAAATGTTGCGCGATCTTGAGGAGCGCCGCAAAAAAGAGGTCTCAAGCAATACCAATGTCACTGCAGTGAATGTAGTACGCAAGCGCCGTTGGCCATGGTTTGTTGCCGGGGTGGCGTTGATTGCAGGTGGTGGGGTTGCCCTGATGAGCAATTTGTCCTCGTCGCCGGACTCGGTTGAACCGCAGTCGGCACTGGTGAGCCCCGCAGACACAACCGTACCGGTGGTCGCTGTGCCACAAGCGGTTGTTGAGCCGCCGGCCAATGCAGTACTTTCCCTGCAGGCCAGTGAAACAGATCAGGAGTTGCGCATTGTTGTGGAGTTGCGCCAACCGGTTGACTGGACCGTTGTCCGTTCCGATCCGCGTTCTATTGCCGTTGCTGTGCCGCTGGCCGTTCATGCCACGCTCAATGCCGGGGCGCTGCACTGGCTTGATCATTGGCGGCAGGTCAAAACAGACGACAGTTATGAGCTGATTTTTTCGGCGTCCGGTGAGATGACCTGGAACGTGTTCAATCTGGCCAGTGACAGTCAACACGGCTGGCGCCTGGTGATTCAGGGCCGTGTTGTAGAAAACGTGACCTCATCATCCTATATGCAGGAAGCTGCCCCGGCACCGCAGCCGGTGGCACAACCCGTTGCCCCCAAGCCGCAACCGGCACCCACAACACAACGTGCGACGGGAACCCTGAAAAAACAGGTAACACCCCGTGAACAACTGTGGAGCGGCGCACAGCAGGCCCGGCAACAGAGCGATCTGTCTGAAGCGACCCGTTTGTTGAGCGAATTGGTGGAATTGGTTCCCGATGACCGGGACGGGCGTTTCGAATTGATCAAGGTGTTGCTGCAGCAACGCAATGCTGAGCAGGCGTTGCAGGTGGCAGATAGCGGCCATCAGCAGCAGCCGGATGAACCGTTGTGGTTGATTCTCAAAGCCCGTTTACTGGCAGAGACGGATCAGTTGGCAGAAGCACTTTACGCTCTGGATGTGGACCCCGCTCCTGCGGTCAGTCAAAGTCCGGAATTTTATGCCCTGAAAGCCGCGTTGCTGCAGAAGGCCACCCGCTACCAGGATGCGCTACCGATTTATCAACTCCTGTGCGGAGCCTTTCCACAACAGCCGCAGTGGTGGTTTGGTCGTGCGGTCACCGCCGATCAGGTTGGTGATCAGCAGCAGGCGCGTGACAGTTTCAGGCAGGCTTTGGCTCTGCCCGGGTTGGAGACGCAATTGCAACAGTATGCCACGCAACAGCTGCAACGTTTAGGGGACGGCAACTAA
- a CDS encoding ExeA family protein produces the protein MYLEHFRLTDPPFSLTPDTDFYFDAETSREAFNVVQVALQQGEGIVKIVGEVGTGKTVMCRKLLNDLPAHMITVYLPNPLMEPQQLYQAVAQELDLNMASGSALNDLLERLNRHLIALSNEGFQVVVCVDEAQTMPTATLEALRLLSNVETEKSKLLQIVLFGQPELDERLAERELRQLRQRISFSYRLQPLDYAGCIGYIDHRLHKAGYLGKPLFSPQALKVLYRSAQGIPRLINILAHKALLAAYGRGETYIRPAVIRAAIADTEAVAPTYRLWVWTVGIVALGLLCFFAGYVMNRWAV, from the coding sequence ATGTACCTGGAGCATTTCAGGTTAACCGACCCCCCATTTTCACTGACGCCGGACACGGATTTTTATTTCGATGCCGAGACCAGTCGTGAAGCGTTTAACGTCGTCCAGGTGGCTCTGCAGCAGGGCGAGGGGATCGTCAAAATCGTCGGCGAAGTGGGGACCGGCAAAACCGTAATGTGCCGCAAGTTACTCAATGATCTGCCGGCACACATGATTACCGTGTATCTGCCCAATCCGTTGATGGAGCCGCAGCAGTTGTATCAGGCCGTTGCTCAGGAGCTGGATCTCAACATGGCGTCGGGAAGTGCGCTTAACGATTTGCTCGAACGGCTGAACCGTCATCTGATCGCCTTAAGCAACGAAGGGTTCCAAGTGGTGGTGTGTGTCGATGAGGCGCAAACTATGCCCACTGCAACTCTGGAGGCATTGCGTTTGTTGAGCAATGTAGAAACCGAAAAAAGCAAGCTGCTGCAGATTGTTCTGTTTGGACAGCCGGAGCTTGATGAGCGTCTGGCCGAGCGCGAACTGCGTCAATTACGCCAACGGATCAGTTTTTCATATCGATTGCAGCCGTTGGACTATGCCGGTTGTATCGGCTATATCGACCATCGCCTGCATAAGGCCGGTTATCTGGGTAAGCCATTGTTTAGTCCCCAGGCGCTCAAAGTGCTGTATCGATCTGCTCAGGGTATTCCACGGCTGATCAATATCCTCGCCCATAAAGCCCTGCTGGCGGCGTATGGTCGGGGGGAGACCTACATTCGTCCGGCTGTGATCCGCGCCGCCATTGCCGATACCGAAGCCGTGGCACCAACGTATCGGCTCTGGGTGTGGACTGTCGGTATTGTGGCCTTGGGTCTGCTGTGTTTCTTTGCCGGATATGTGATGAACAGGTGGGCGGTATGA
- the mshL gene encoding pilus (MSHA type) biogenesis protein MshL has translation MMRTKALIQASVTLLAAIVLLAGCSPVMTAEPATPSAALNSFPESSAQPAAAAPVPVAVQQAMMPPLVLGDLPATQPRFDVVAEQVDARAFFAGLVTDTPTNLVVHPDVQGAITLHLKNVTLQEVLSIVRDVYGFHYRTIAGGYQILPNNMQTQIFEVDYLTLKRSGHSLTRVNSGQVSAVSNDDDNGNDNDNNSSSNGTTSSSGSRITTVSESDFWTGLQQALQSLVGRENGRAVIVQPQAGLVVVRALPQELQIVTDYLNKTQVTLQRQVILEAKIIEVELNDGYQTGINWAGLIHNGNNTATIGQVGGGTYLSDGVSEIAGTNPLVNGLVTSAFGGVFSTTLQFDDFEAFIEAVKSQGDVQVLSSPRISTLNNQKAVIKVGTDEFFVTDISSDTVTGTTTTTTPDITLTPFFSGIALDVTPQISGQGRVTLHVHPTVSEVVDQTKVITVAGQAQSLPLAFSSVRESDTIVEARSGQVVVIGGLMKNSDTREGAGVPLLGDIPGLGHLFRHQKNSTSKSELIILLKPLVVERDTDWNNDIEAARQRMNSLF, from the coding sequence ATGATGAGAACGAAAGCCCTGATTCAGGCCTCTGTCACCCTGCTGGCCGCGATTGTTTTACTGGCCGGGTGCAGTCCGGTTATGACCGCAGAGCCTGCTACGCCGTCAGCGGCGTTAAATTCCTTTCCTGAATCTTCTGCTCAGCCCGCTGCTGCCGCGCCGGTTCCGGTTGCAGTCCAGCAGGCCATGATGCCGCCGTTGGTGCTGGGTGATCTTCCGGCGACACAGCCCCGTTTTGATGTGGTGGCCGAACAGGTCGACGCGCGCGCCTTTTTTGCCGGTCTGGTCACCGATACGCCGACCAATCTGGTGGTGCATCCCGATGTGCAGGGGGCCATCACCCTCCATCTGAAAAATGTCACCCTTCAAGAGGTGCTGTCGATCGTCCGCGATGTCTATGGTTTTCACTATCGTACCATCGCCGGGGGCTACCAAATTCTGCCCAATAACATGCAGACGCAGATCTTTGAAGTAGATTACCTGACCCTGAAGCGCAGTGGCCACTCGCTGACTCGGGTGAATTCCGGGCAGGTCAGTGCCGTGAGCAACGATGATGATAACGGCAACGACAATGACAACAACTCATCGTCAAACGGAACCACCAGCAGTTCCGGCAGCCGAATTACCACCGTGTCGGAAAGTGATTTCTGGACCGGCTTGCAACAGGCCCTGCAGTCACTGGTCGGGCGTGAAAATGGCCGCGCGGTGATAGTCCAGCCTCAGGCAGGTTTGGTGGTGGTGCGCGCTCTGCCTCAGGAGCTTCAGATTGTCACCGATTACCTCAATAAAACCCAGGTCACCCTGCAACGTCAGGTGATCCTTGAAGCGAAAATTATTGAAGTTGAACTCAATGACGGCTACCAAACCGGCATCAACTGGGCGGGACTGATTCACAACGGCAACAACACCGCAACCATTGGTCAGGTGGGTGGTGGGACCTATCTCAGTGACGGTGTCAGTGAGATTGCCGGCACCAATCCGCTGGTGAATGGTCTGGTCACGTCGGCGTTTGGCGGGGTGTTTTCCACCACGTTGCAGTTTGATGACTTTGAAGCGTTTATTGAGGCGGTGAAAAGCCAGGGCGATGTTCAGGTGTTGTCCAGTCCGCGCATCTCCACGCTCAATAATCAGAAGGCGGTGATCAAGGTTGGGACCGACGAGTTCTTCGTCACCGATATCTCCAGCGATACTGTCACCGGCACGACAACGACCACCACGCCGGATATTACCCTGACACCGTTTTTCTCCGGCATTGCTCTCGATGTGACGCCGCAAATTAGTGGTCAGGGGCGGGTGACGCTGCATGTGCATCCGACCGTCAGTGAGGTGGTGGATCAGACCAAGGTGATCACCGTTGCTGGACAGGCACAGTCATTGCCGCTGGCATTCAGCAGTGTGCGGGAGTCTGACACCATTGTAGAAGCACGCAGTGGCCAGGTGGTGGTGATCGGTGGCCTGATGAAAAATTCCGATACCCGCGAAGGGGCCGGTGTGCCGCTCCTTGGTGATATTCCGGGGCTGGGTCATCTGTTCCGACATCAGAAAAACAGTACCAGCAAAAGTGAGCTGATCATCCTGCTCAAACCGCTGGTGGTGGAACGCGATACAGACTGGAATAATGACATTGAAGCGGCGCGCCAGCGGATGAACAGCTTGTTTTAA
- a CDS encoding type 4a pilus biogenesis protein PilO, with amino-acid sequence MSDAVSLLDKVKGWFAALNKREQRLIVGTLFGAPLFVFIQLIFLPGLTEQTALERQVHQLEQDNTILQSQVLEMSLLAEKDPDADNRKKLEQLQQEIARFDQRLQENLSGLVAPAQMPGLLRSMLKQRAGLTLISMENAQPQAISLAPMPQQGEAKERTALPEVVLYRHPLHLELQGRYLDVLAYLQDVRKLPQRVFWHGLHIEMGEGYPQARIQVDVYTLSLEKGWISG; translated from the coding sequence ATGAGTGACGCAGTATCCTTGCTGGACAAGGTTAAAGGCTGGTTCGCCGCACTGAATAAACGTGAGCAGCGTCTGATTGTCGGGACGCTGTTTGGTGCGCCACTGTTTGTGTTTATCCAGTTGATCTTTTTGCCCGGCCTTACCGAACAGACAGCGTTGGAGCGCCAGGTTCACCAACTGGAGCAGGATAACACCATTCTGCAGAGTCAGGTGCTTGAGATGTCGTTACTGGCCGAAAAAGATCCTGACGCTGACAACCGCAAAAAACTTGAACAGCTCCAGCAGGAGATTGCCCGGTTTGACCAGCGGCTGCAGGAAAACCTGTCGGGTTTGGTGGCTCCGGCGCAAATGCCTGGATTACTCCGGTCGATGCTCAAACAGCGCGCTGGTCTGACACTGATCTCCATGGAAAACGCTCAGCCCCAGGCGATCAGTCTTGCGCCCATGCCCCAACAGGGCGAAGCCAAAGAACGCACGGCTCTGCCTGAGGTGGTGCTGTACCGGCATCCACTGCATCTGGAATTGCAAGGGCGTTATCTGGATGTGCTGGCCTATCTGCAGGATGTACGAAAATTACCGCAACGTGTGTTCTGGCATGGTCTGCACATTGAGATGGGCGAAGGCTATCCTCAGGCCCGTATTCAGGTTGATGTTTATACCTTGAGTCTTGAGAAAGGGTGGATCAGTGGTTAA
- a CDS encoding PilN domain-containing protein, with amino-acid sequence MQQINLYQDQFKPQRRSQLGTILTTAFVAMIVVMVLLNWWQGRQRDQWQQRQAAERQRQNSLQADLTALGDKVATLQPSALLAQKLIETRHQLDLRKPVLHQVERLSAKKELVIDSLEALALQPLPSAWLTTVEFADGGDEMMLGGVALQAERLPQLVEELAQQPVFSGRHFAFARLERQSSGGYSFDLSTRQGGENE; translated from the coding sequence ATGCAACAGATCAATCTCTATCAGGACCAATTCAAGCCGCAACGGCGCTCTCAACTCGGGACGATTCTTACCACGGCCTTTGTGGCGATGATTGTTGTCATGGTGCTGCTGAACTGGTGGCAGGGACGTCAACGTGATCAATGGCAACAACGGCAGGCTGCCGAACGTCAACGTCAGAACAGCTTACAAGCTGATCTGACGGCATTGGGTGATAAAGTGGCAACTCTCCAGCCCAGTGCTTTGCTGGCGCAGAAATTGATCGAGACCCGCCACCAACTTGATTTGCGGAAACCGGTGCTGCATCAGGTGGAACGGCTCAGTGCCAAAAAAGAGCTGGTGATCGACAGTCTTGAAGCTCTGGCCTTGCAGCCGTTACCCAGCGCCTGGTTGACAACGGTTGAGTTCGCTGACGGTGGTGACGAAATGATGTTGGGTGGCGTGGCCCTGCAAGCTGAGCGATTGCCGCAACTGGTGGAAGAGCTGGCCCAACAGCCGGTTTTCTCCGGACGCCATTTTGCCTTTGCCCGCCTGGAACGCCAGAGCAGTGGCGGGTACAGTTTTGATCTGAGTACCCGGCAAGGAGGCGAGAATGAGTGA